Sequence from the Miscanthus floridulus cultivar M001 chromosome 16, ASM1932011v1, whole genome shotgun sequence genome:
ACTacgactcgcccgaccccttgggtgcgaactgcgactcgcccgaccccttgggcgcgAGCTCTGACTCGTCCGATCCTTTGGGCGCGAGCTCCgactcgcccaaccccttgggtgtgaactgcgactcgcccgaccccttgggtgcgagctctgactcgcccgaccctttggtcgcgggcttcatctcgcccgaccctaaggtcgtGAGCTCCggttcgcccgaccctttggtcgcgggctctAGCTCGCCCgcccccaaggtcatgggctctagctcgcccgaccctttggtcgtggcCTCATCTCACCCGACCTCTTGGGTGCAGTGTCCGTTGAGGGCTGGAGGTATATATACATTTCCCTTTTCTCCCCAACGACTATCTACAATTAAAGTGATCGTTGGGGGCTGGGGAGGTATATATATATCTTTCCCCTTCCTCTCCAACGGGTACCGATGAACGAACCAActtgctctcttcttcctcacttcagcactccaaaacagagcaagagctctctctctcactccattgttgaccccAAGCCCCAGGTAAATctattgatttctccatcaatcctgGAGGGAAAATGATCCAAAACTCGAATAGAGAGTAGCTTCATTGATtcctaaactctaaagagcacttggttcacgtcttagccggcggttgtgtttgttactcttggagcttggctcctagccggctagagcgtcgcccgtggagcttgccaacttatgtggcagcccCGAGAGGGTTGTAACTGCCTGTTGCAGCAAGTAAAATTacctctcatctcaagagtttattctcttgacttgagaacgagaaaAGTGTTGAAAGATAcccaaagcctttgtggcaacctcaacaacgtggacatagaCAAGTCTTGGtgacgagctgaaccacgggataaatccttatgtcatcttgtgcttgtgttgctacacttgtgttttTTGTGATTGTTGAGGTCATTTCTAGgattgaggccgatctacttgtgtgtggtgttcccaccactttcagctgtcGATCTGCAATCTATTaccctgcaggaagctaagaaaaatacccaatccaaatttcgttgggtagattttgaactgtgaactaatctctccgcATGTGTGGTAGTGTCGCGCTTACAGAGCGACAATGccgtgggtgaatttgactttggtttaAGTTAAATTTTTACATGcatattcatcccccctctaggcgTAATAGAGATCCTATAGAAACGCAGGCGCGGGGGTCTTAGGCTGGCGTCCAACGACCCACCAACAGAGCGTCCGGCTACCTAGACATCCGCTTCCTAGCATTAGCGAAAGTAAAACAGTAATGCCTGAGTCAAGACGTCCCTCCGCGTCGGACGCTCCTTGACGGGCATGCACGCTACCACTACCGACCAATAGTCCTGTGTACTCTATACGCACCTCATCTCCCACGAAAATATCTCCCCAGTCTGCTCGCCCATCACGTGCTTCACCACGTGAGGCTGTGACTGTGCTCCGTCGTGCCTTCCGtatgcctccctctccaccgcgccTTTCGCCGGCCTTCATCTCCACCGTCGCGGTGTGCTCCCCCACGATCGCACAGCCGATGCCATCTCGCTGTGCTAGGCCGCACCCACCTGATTGCTACTGTCACCTACACCGCGGGCACCGCTCGTCTGGGGCACCGCACGTGCCCTATCGTCGGGCGCAGCGCAGCCACCCGCCCGCTGCCATCCGCCTTCTCTGCCGCGACCACACAGCCATATCCCGCTGTGCAGTGCTCCGCCCGATGCATGCAAGGTTTTACTGAAAGCGCATAtcgcaagcgtatgtttcaagcatttcagatgtttcagaggtatgttgcaagtatttcagatggatgttgtaaaagtagatcgggatgttgcaatggTTGCACACTTATGTTGCAAAGATCGGttaccaatgtttcatctgtgtttttggaacgtatgttgcaagtgtttttgtctggatgttgcatatgtccacacatatattgcaagtattttatctaaatgttgcatatgtttgcaaggatttttaagtgtttcaagtatttcagaagtatgtttcaagtgtttcatctgtctttttttttgtatgttgcaagtgttgcatctgtatgttataaaagtagatcgggCGAGTCTATTGGATCTCCCATCTAGTTGGTGTGGATCAGATTTTCGATGGTGTTTCTCGACTCCACAGtggttagggcagtcccaatgaaagaaactagtagtttctataacataggataccgcaccaaaaaagtactgtTTTCCAACCCAtgatttctatgagtaataactattttctctttctctctcccaactctatcttttcctccaatgggagtgcgacacgagctccctaaaaactggtggtttctccccaatggtgatttcatggtttcttagtGCATTGGGttaagagtagacctggtttcttcatgaagaaaccatttctatgatttttgctctctttcttcattaattacgttgccacatcaacgttttgcctacgtggcaagtcatttaatgaggatagaaaccatcatcaatgcaccattgggactgcccttagtgACGGTGGGCAGACAACGCCCCTGCAGCGCCCAATGGTCAGCAGCGGCTTGAGGCAACTATCGGGCAGGTACCTCCGACGTGTGGGCCCACGTGGGACGCGTGAAATGGTGTGGAAGCGGACTGCCGGTGCAGACGTCCGAACGCCCCGTCTATCCGGACGTGCGTGGCTCCGGGCGCTAGCAGTGCCTAAAGTAAAAGCATCACCGCTCTATTTATTTTTTTCAGATATAGAGATATAAGAGAGGGAAAGTACACGCCTTTCACTGTTTAAATTTAGTGCACTGCGATTTTGTACAGCCCTGGAGATATCAAAGTCCCGGCCTGTGACACTAATACCAGTATCAAGTACTCCTACTATACCAGCAACAACAGTAAAACACCTAACTACTACTGCCACAGACGCACAGTAGAGTAGCGCACACAGCCTTGACGAAACGCTGCAGCGGTGCAGCCTCTGCAAGCGCGCGCGATAAAAGCCAAGTCTtggcgccatgcatggcgcgtaCGAACTTGCCGAATCTGGGCGCGATGTGGCTATGAATGCCGGCCCTTCTTCAGAGAACGATGGATGGAGGACAGCCTGGGCGTGTGGCAGCGCCGGCGGTCAGCTAGGCCGGGGCCGGGGCCATCCACAGCTGCGCGAACTTGACCTTGGAGACGCTCTGCAGCACCTCCAACGGCGTCACGTCCCCCTTCACCACCACCTTCTTGCTCTCTAGATCCACCTCGAACCATGTCACGCCTGCAGACACCAACGTTATCGGATAAACTATAAAATGACTGTCATAAGAGCATCTTTAATTTAGCGTGCCCCAACAATTACATAGGGGCTGAATCTGATGTTTCTTTTAGCAATCGGCCAAGTCTAATATGGTCAACAAAAATAAAGGACCATAATGGTATTttcttgctaattggatgatggAATTATAAGTACTTATTTAAGAAATTGTTTATACGAGGGGGCTATCACCCGCTTTGGCCCCAATGAAGCTCCGTCCCTCTTAGCCTCTATTTTATTTTTGAGTTTATACAAGGGGAAAAAGACAATAAGGTGTAGCATAGAATCCTCGAGCCCTCTAATAAAGGAAGCTCTCAAATCCACACTCAGACCTCAAGCCCATATTCTTCGGGTGAAATAGGAGTTATGGACCCACCATTTCTCtagcttcctctctctctctctctctctcaaggtCTCCATCACCTTCACGCCACCACTATCGTCCCATTCTCTTCCTTGGCTTCTCCAACCACTGTCTTACAACACCAGCGGTCCAAGCACCCACCAACCGGCCGCTGCCAGCGCCCACGACCCAGATCCAGATCCTGTCAGCCCCCTCCCTCCCGTCTCCGGCGAGGTCGCCGCAGCGACAGGGAGTGGGTCCCCCTTCCTAGTACTTAGTAGCTAATAGCTATAGAGCAGTAGAGGTCCCCAAGATGGGTGTCAGCctggccgtcgccgtcgccattgctgttGCTGTTGCGGCCTTCCTCGGCATCTTCCTCGCCGTCGACGACGTCTCCGCCATGGtcagtataaataaaataaatccgTTCTCCTGCTATGCGGATCTCCCCTCCTCTATCTCCGCTTCCACCTCCACTCACCATCACCGAAATCCGTTCTTCTCTGCTCCGCAACCTTCGCTGCACGCCTCCACCTCTTTCTTGCAGCCACCAGTCCTACCGCTCCCTGCTTCAGCCAGGCAGCTCCTCCTCTGGCGTTGGTTTGACAGCTCCACCTCCACCTGGGATCCTGGCTTGAGCCTTTTCTATCTCCGGGCGACGACTTCAACAACATCCTTCGGTCGCCGGCATGAATCTCCTTCGACGGCTCTACAGACCCACCCTTAATCGACGCTATGCGCGGTCTGTCCATCCGGGTGCAAGCGTCTTCGACGCCCCTGCGGCCCCTCACTGGCGGATTCGCCTTCCTCAATGCCACTGACGCTGTTGCATTCTTATCCAGTTGCAGGACTTTGTTGTAATTTGGTCTTCCATGGAGGATCTCTTGATAAACTGGCTGCTTTAATTATATAATatatgttgttgttgtaaaaaaacCACTGTCTTACGAAATCTGAGCCCTGCACCGCACCTACGACAATTGGGATTAGGCGCGTTAACCTTGGCCACAAGCTTTGCCACTGTCATTCTGGTCCTGATCTCGTGCATCGCTCTCCATGGTCACCCGCGCCGATCGGCACCCTCCACCTCTGAATATAAAATTATCCTGGCCTCCAACATTCACAAGGGAACGAGTacaaacttgctacactaaaactGCACCTCACCGATAAAGCATTTTTTCACCCGATTCACTAATGGTTATTTTCCAGGAATGGTCATAATGGAACGAGTACAAACTCACTGCATCAAAACTGTACCTCGCCGGTAAGGCATTTTTTTCACCAGATTCACTGATGGCTATTTTCTATGGATCGACCCAATCTTCCTTCTGGATAAGGCCTAGCAGTAGTACagtacttcctccgttccaaattataatttatttgactttttttactctaagtttgatcactcgtcttattaaaaaaaattgtgcaaacatagttaaatttaagtcattcttgaagaactttttgttaataaagcaaacTACAACAAAAAAAACtgatatttagcacaattttttgaataagacgagtgatcaaacttaggataaaaaaagtcaaacgaactataatttagaatggattcAGTAACAACTAGCAGTGTGTGGCGTCATGCGTTCTGAATATCTGttgcctgttttttttttttgtaactgAATATCTGTTGCCTGTTGGCAAATGGGGAAATGGGAAATGGCCATGGCCAAATGCCCAATGGATGTGATGTAAGGCATCCGCAACCGCAAGCGACATGGGTACAGTGCCAAGGACAGATCCATCAGCGAGCGCCGAGCGGCAACGAGATGACGGTTGCCGTCGATGCTTGGGTGCAAGGTTTTTAATCTCGGTATCGCCaaaatttcggccaccaccgaaattaccgaatttcgcgaaattcggccgaaatttcgccgaaatttttttagagattagcacatgaagtatgttttttctaaaaaaatttggatctaaacaaatattagtatgatttatgactacataTCTATTAAATAGaagaatatgcaatataaacaatagaaaaatataagattagagttatatagcacatgtatgcacatgtattagtgtattaaaaaatttcggagttttctttcggccaccaccgaaattaccgaatttcgtgaaattcggccgaaatttcgccgaaattttgaaccctgctTGGGTGGGCCTGGCCCAAGGGGCAAGGGCAATGTACGTGGATGGGAGCAGGAGGCACCCGATGTGATTTGATCGCTGACGAGATCAACAACCGGTGATCCTGTGACGTTGCATGAAGGAACCACGCATGGCCCTAGCATGCAGCAGTCATATTACTGATAGAGTACTGCTATACACTACACGTACTGCCACTGATACATGCGTTGATGCAGGAGTAGTACGTACATAGTGGCACCACACGAATTGCAGCTGCATTCAGTGCAAAGCTCTCCAGCCAAGGCCCAGTTTAGTTgctgaaaaatttggcaaaacgacattgtagtatttttgttgttatttggcaattagtgtccaatcatagcctaattaggcttaaaagattcgtctcgtggatttcgtctaaactgtgtaattagttttattttttatttatatttaatgcttcatgcatgcgtctaaaaattcgatgtaacggagaatcttgaaaattttggtGTTTCGGAGGGGAACTAAACGGGCCCCAAGTAAATGCCTCTCTTCGTACTTCCACCATCAATTCCATCGAGATAAATAGAATATAGATGACGTCCTGTGCTACCGAAGATCTGGACAGCTTTTTCTAAAGATTTGATAGTAGTAGTACTCTCTCTCGTTAAAAAATTATAATTCTCAAGTCAAATaatttcaaatttgatcaaatctataaaaaaaattataaacaaTTTATGATACAAATagatatcattagattagttatgaaatatattttaacAGTGAatatatttaaagatataaatgttgatattatTTTTTGTATACTTAGTCAAAGTTAACAAAGTTTGACTTGTTTAAGacctagaatcacaattttttAGGATGGAAGGAGTACACGGTAGCCAGCTAGGATGAGCATAATGATAGATGATGGTGGACGACTGGATCAAGCTTAAATACTCCTTCCTTCGTGTAAACAATGCGATTCTATAATAACCGAGTAAatatatttatgatattaaataaatgtCATTAGATTTATTGAAATGTActatttcataatctacatattTTGTGTCATAAATATTGACACTCTTTttaataaatttgatcaaattttagataaGACGCCTAGACTGTATTACACCTTTACTCCTATTCAGCAGTTGGAGAAGATACGCCCTGATCCTACTGAGAACTACACTGTAGGTAGCTTGCCTTGGCATGCAGGGCAAGGGTCTGGTCTCTTTCAAAATGTGGGAACGATATATTCataattcattagtccaatacaGAGTAGCTGACGATTGAGTGAATCAGGGAAACACAAGTGAGAAAAGGGCAGGTCTTTGACCGACCCAAAAGGGCCGTGGCTTATCTGACAAAATGTATCCTACTAAGTTTGGCATGAATCTGGCCTAGAGTAGTTCAGAACTTGAGATCAGTTTGACTGGCATACGAATCAATGCAAACACTCTTGCATTGCAGTGGAAGACCGATCCAGTGAAATAATTGCGATAGATAGATGAGTGtaccttccatcttggagatgtgCTTGTGGACCTTCCTGGCGCAGCCGTTGCAGTGCATGGACACCCTCAGCTCCACCGTCTGCATCGATCATCAGGATCATACAGCAAGACCACCGATCGGTCGGAAAGAGAGAACACATCAGACAGACAGACATACAGACAGAGAGAATGGTGCAGTGCATCGATCGGAAGCACAGGGAGAAGGAACGGCGGAGCAACCACACATGCAGAACAGTGGCCATACCTTGGGTTGCAGATGGAAGCCGAGCGTCCCTGCCCCATCAACGAGGTCCTTGAGCCGCAgctgccggtggtggtggtggtcgctCGCCGTCACCAGCGCCGCCCTCTGGacggcctcctcgtcgtcgtcgtcctccagcGTGCGGACGCAGACGCAGGTGCTCGTgcacagggacaaggagaagcagTCCAGCAGCACCCTGCCGATGCGCGGCCGCCTCAtcgccgctctctctctctctctctctctctctctctgtgccgCCTCAAGCAACAAAGCAAAGGCGGCGTACCGACTGCCGATTGAATTGATCTCTTTCTTAAAAAGGAGGGGAGCTGGGGAGGCAGTGTTCTCCTTCTCCATGCGATTCTCTGTCGTCGAGATCTAGGCAATAGTTATGGCCATGGTAAATGAAGGCCTGCGGGTACACACTAGCTACACAGTCGCCATGGGGCGCCAGCGACACACTATCTCTAGTTCTGGCCGTGGCAACTGGCAAGGGATCGGCGGGCTGCAGGTACACGAACACGAGGGAGCAGTAGGGAGACCTACACCTACCCCTAGCTACCATGCAGTGCGTACTCTGTAGTCTGTACTAGTACCAGTGTACCACCAACAGTGCCGGCCGTCTCAGTAGTATGTTATCGGGCTCGTACGTCTCGTAGTTCAAATACACCCTACGTACCTCAATTGCAGCTTAAATTAATCACGAGCAGGGGATTAAGGATGACAGCTATTTCTGCAGCTAGGTAGCGGGGACAAGGTGCCGATCTCTCCATGTGACAATGTGCTGCCACTACACCAATCGCGCATCGCAATATATTGTTGGTTTTCATCATGCATGCATTCACGGCCTGGAAACTGTACTCTCGATTGGAGATGTTAACACTAGATGACAGCGGCTCAATCATTGAGGCTCTTTCTAATAAAAGAGGGATCATATCATGCCGGC
This genomic interval carries:
- the LOC136514334 gene encoding uncharacterized protein; amino-acid sequence: MEKENTASPAPLLFKKEINSIGSRYAAFALLLEAAQRERERERERAAMRRPRIGRVLLDCFSLSLCTSTCVCVRTLEDDDDEEAVQRAALVTASDHHHHRQLRLKDLVDGAGTLGFHLQPKTVELRVSMHCNGCARKVHKHISKMEGVTWFEVDLESKKVVVKGDVTPLEVLQSVSKVKFAQLWMAPAPA